The Candidatus Goldiibacteriota bacterium genome includes a window with the following:
- the pilO gene encoding type 4a pilus biogenesis protein PilO, with product MAKSVILTKVQNAFRHGGVRVVLSFVLLIILAVLPVFFIHWLPVKSDYTKVMDAIGGLNKEIQNIKMGNEANESMKQASLAAEQIEKRLVAAPESGYLESEINKLSAKAGLRLSIENQGNHPVKGAIKSDFNITLNGQYGDLRKFIHSIETMKQLAVIESIRIEEDSAGQGLVKAMMKLSIIHRYAAVSK from the coding sequence GATTTTAACAAAGGTACAAAATGCGTTCAGGCACGGCGGCGTAAGGGTGGTTTTATCTTTTGTTTTATTAATAATTCTTGCTGTACTGCCGGTATTTTTTATTCACTGGCTGCCTGTAAAATCAGATTATACAAAAGTTATGGATGCCATAGGCGGTTTAAATAAAGAGATACAGAATATAAAAATGGGAAATGAAGCCAATGAAAGTATGAAACAGGCGTCTTTGGCGGCTGAACAAATAGAAAAAAGGCTTGTCGCAGCGCCTGAATCAGGATACCTGGAATCAGAGATAAATAAGTTAAGCGCGAAAGCCGGTTTAAGGCTTTCTATAGAAAATCAGGGAAACCATCCGGTGAAAGGCGCGATAAAAAGTGATTTTAATATTACCTTAAACGGGCAGTACGGTGATTTAAGAAAGTTTATACACTCCATAGAAACTATGAAACAGCTTGCGGTAATAGAAAGCATAAGGATAGAAGAAGATTCCGCGGGGCAGGGGCTGGTAAAGGCAATGATGAAACTTTCAATAATTCACAGATACGCGGCGGTGTCTAAATGA